A window of Macrotis lagotis isolate mMagLag1 chromosome 1, bilby.v1.9.chrom.fasta, whole genome shotgun sequence genomic DNA:
GGACTTGAAAACAGTTTTATTTAAAGTTCCCAGAGCAGTCTCTTTCCTCACCTCCAACTTCCACCCTCCATACAGTAGAAAGCATGCCATTAAATTCACAACTAgatagatggtacaatggatagattgCCAGTTCTGGAATCAGACTCATCTTACTGAAGTTTaaataagacctcagacacttagtagttgtgggACCCTAGGCAGGTCACATAACACCTTTGCTTTGGTTTTCACATCACttaaataagctggagaaggaaatagtaatctactccagtatcttggcaAAGAAAACCCCCAAACTGTGTCATAGAGtagaatatgactgaaaaaacaacagaacaaTAAAATCCATTATATGGGGTGTTCTCACAAGAAAATCTTTGAAATGATTTTTGAGGTTCTTGTAGATCTATAGACAAGCAAGATCCCCATAATGAATCTTTGCAGAGGAATGATTAGGAGAGGTAATTttgagaaatcatctaatccatctTCCTATTCTAGGCTTCAAAGCACCTAAACTATCACTTACAAATTAAACatctaaaaacttttttaaaaaagtttaaaaatatgtaaaaaaccaaatcaattaaatttaaataactataTTTATGATAGTCACATGACTTTTAAGTTTATCTTATATACCTATGAAGTTACACATTTATAACCATAAATATCATTCTCTCTAGCCTTATATAATCACTAAGACTTTAGTCCTTTCCCTCTGCCTACTAGACATGTGGAAATCTTGGatgttaaataaaaattcaaaatttggcTAGATTTTGGCACTGTCTCAATATTCTTACTGAGTGGATGAGATCAGAAGGACTAAAGAAGACCTCCCTTTCTCTCCAATCCCATACAACAAATGTTAGGGCAAAGGATGGGTACAAAGGCACTCAATGACTATAGAGTTTTACCTTTTACATGTGAAATTAatggtgtttttttaaataaaagaactaCACAAGTAGTCTCTGAATTATTATTGTAGGACTTCCTTGGCAACTACTTTAGATAAATGTATTTCTTTGCCTTTCATGTTTTTGCCTTAAAAATAGTCTTCCCAAAAATACCTGACACAACATTCAGGGTCTCCAGACATTGTTTTCAAGCATACTAGTCATTCTCACCATTTCATGCATGGTTTAGAGTCCATAACAAGCAAATAAATCAGCCTTAAATAGGCTTATTTCAAAGGAAAACTTCTCCTTAGGAAATAGATCTCTTTGGCATTCTTCAGTTTTGACTATCTCCTTCGCTTGGAAAAGAtatcccttttttttcccctgctaaTTGTCTTGGATTTTATTCTGCCCTGCTTCATAGTAGAAGGAATAGATAAAACTGCCCTTTAAATGTAGCATCAACTACCTTGCTGAGCCATCAGACCGACCCCAGATCTTCCAATGCACAGTGCCTTTATCAGTCAACAGTGTTTCCTCTGAAACAGTCTTCTGTTTATTTGTCACAGTGGATGTTCTAGCAAACAGTAAATAGCACATTTGTTGGTAGGGTAGAGCGATCTGTCCAGCTCATTAAAGATACGAGGACAGAGGCAAAGGAAGATGCATAACTCTGCCCTTTTAGCAAACATACAACCTCTAACTTATAAAATCTCAGCATGTCTTTGGAATCCTCAAGAAATGTAAATCTGCAAAACTGTGAACCTgtcaaagggagggagggagaccaTAATGTTTGTTTAGCTAGAAGGACAATGTGTCTAGCtggaaaaatataagtaaaacaaATATTACCTTGTCAAAATAACATGCTATATGTGTGCTTCGGGTCTATTCTAATCCCCCCTTAAGTCATGAAAGGCCTAGGCTCTTCTCATTATCCCAACTTGGTTAGTTAAACTTTTCCTGGAAGGCCttaaagcttttttttgtttgtttatgaaCCATTCTTGTTCCCTAACTAACTTGCCTTTAGATAACTGTCTGGATTTTTTCTACTGACTAAGTCAAATGTCATCCtgtgacaaaaaggaaaaagccaTTTATTTTAAGGCTCCTCAGATTTTTAGTACATAAGGCTGAGCATATAGTAAACCTTTACTTCGTGTCTTTTAACTTAGTTATCTTTCAAAAAGGCCAACTAAAATTCAttacaataaaaatgaacaagttTACTGTCAAAAGATGGAAGCTCCTAATAGGAATTGTCAATTCTGCTTTTAGAGTATCTGTATTCTATTGTGAATACTATCCTGGGttctaaatatttacaaataaaaataattgattttctatggaaaatagtatgattaaTTAGGTGAGAAACTTGgcatatttataacaattttgaTCTACAATTAGGCAAAAGAAAACATGACACTAGAGGATGAGATCTATTGAATTACAGCAGATTGAAAGACTTAAAACTAACATTTCAAAATTGGCCATTTTTAAATAATCCAATTTGTTTCCATATAATTAAGTAAACAGCTGACACTGCCACTTGTGACCATCTTACTTAATTTTAGTAAAACCATTTCAGTAACCTTTTTTAAGTTTACTATAATACTATGctgttttaaaagataaattcaaCAGCAAAAAGGCTCAGACATCACAAATTGGATCCAAAAATAGCTTATTTTTTTCTGACCACAAAAGTCAGTTCAAGTAATTTAAATATACTTATGTTTGCAATTTATCACAATGTGATTTTAGTGATTTATGAgtaaaccatttttttaaaaaatgacatttctggGGATTATGACAacttcaaaataagaaaagaatctatgagatggcaggttaaaaaaaatgagatgcaAGAATTTTTCCCATGTCCAAAAGCATAGAAAGATCTTTAACTAACCTTACAACACTTTTAGAAACAACAAACTACAATTTTGATTGTTAGTTCCGTACAAACAAGTATaactaaaatatatttgaacataAGCAATCACTCCatcaacacattaaaaaaataagtttaatgcAGGTGGTACGTCTCATAAAGAATTTAACAGGCACTCAAGACATTGggctgtttgtttgttttttttgtgtgttccaAAGTCAACTCAAGGTACAATTCAAACACTTGCATTGCTGTTTATACATTCATAGGCTAAATAGCAAGATTCCTCTTGCTATTCTGACTCTTattacaacacacacacatactagaCCCCCTCAATCAGTGCATCCAATAGGGAGCTCCACTTCaaagatatgaatattttaatggatttaggctgaattaaaatagaaaaaaattttgaaaaaacaatCTGTATGACTAGTGCAATAGGATTTTTTTAGCAGGcagtaaaaatgaagtcaatacaTTTAAAGCTATCATTTCTGCCCATCACATAATCAATTTCTAAAACTAGTTTTGCTTAACCAGATTATTTAACCaccttaaaaacattttttttacagagaagcaaacaaaaataaaataaatcaaagagaaTGATTTTCTACAACCATAATTTTCCCTGATTTGAACTTTCTTAAGTTTGTCAAATGATATACATTTTTCCTTACAACCCATTCTCACAAATAGGCTTAGAAAAGGGTTTCTCTGCCCCACcctcaaattgtttttttttgggggggggaggcttGTCCTGGAAAAGGTTATATTGCTGGGACTTGTGATAAATGAGAATGCAATTTTTCACTTTGACTGTGACACACATAAAATTCAGAGATAATGATTTTAGGTGGACAGGGAATGGGTGACCAACATTAGCTTACTAATTATCCTCTCAATAACCAGTAATTGCTTCCCTCAAGTAGTTATCCTAGCCACtgtataaaaatatctattaaagAATGATGACAGAAAATGCTCAAGAAAGATTCTCTTGTATATTTTACTTCCCTTCCTTGTTATTGAAGGTATTCCAATGAAAATGGGATCTTTGTTCCTTTTTAGTCCATCTGTTCCTGCATTTCTTTATGTACCTGAATTCATCTTATTTCTTAAATGCTTTCATAGAAACTAAAGCAGGAAATACAGAGCAGACAAGCCCTTAATAAACAAAGATTCAATGTTCATTCAAATGCctcaaaatttagaagaaataccttttaaaaacaaactattaaaaacattttccatgATAAATAGTTTTAGCATCATCTGTCTAACAATTTCAGATAACTATGTTATTTCAGAAAGAAGTCAAATTCTGGGAGATTTCTGTAAAAGGAATTAAGAATTCAAATGTCCTCTaaagcaaatgaaatatttatcagCTTTCCCATAAAAGTAAATTTAGACAGATTTAAAATATCTTATAATGTAATATTGCATTCTCTACAGACCAGGCTACAGATGTACAAAGGGCTctatttgttttgcttctgaatttgGCAACACTGAAACTTACAGTGCTTCAGAGAACACAGCTCTCTTATGGAGCTATGGCATTAGAACCAGACTCCCTTGAATGAAGATCTTGgcactgtttgcttcagtttgctTTCAGACTGGGCGGAGGTCTGTGAAACACCAAATCTGGTTGTAAccaaacaaaattattaatttccctCTATCTTTTGAACTAGCGGTTCAACCTCTTCATATCACTTCTCAATTGTAGCTGTTTACATAAGAAAGATGAACTTTCACTGGACCTGTGCAAACAATCTAGAAATCCAGGGTCATGCAAATGGTTAAATGGCAGTGCATTGCATAATGAAGTGGAGTCCAACTTTTCCCAAGGCAAGATTGGGGTTAGGAACACTAAGGGAGAGTGGACAATTGACCTACAGGGAAGGGAACTGCTTCCAGGTTTGCTCTGTGACCAGCACACAGAGCAAAACTATTGAGGCATGTCCCATTGTGGTAGGTAAGACAAACACTCATAAATGTGAAACTGGTGAGAAGGGGAAGCCACACCAAGGTCCTGAAAGTGCAGAATTGATAAAGAGGACCCTACTGcattacatttattaaatgtgaaaataaactacattaaattagaggaaagggaagaatataATTTAATAGTAAGGGGGGGAAGCTGAGAATCAAAAACCAAATTGAAGAAGGGAGAGCCTCAATTTCACCTTTACAAATGTCAAAGCCCTTTTCTTTTCCATGCCATATAAACACAGTAAAATGATCaaagagcaaataaaaatattgccTCTGATCAGGGCACTACTTTCTTTGTTTGGTATGGTGAAAAACCCGTCTTTGAGATGGgagaactgaaggaaaaaaaatgacccaaCATTCCCCCTGTGTCATTTCATTTCAGACAGGTCATTGTCTTTACCAAAGAAAACATCTATATactgcatatacatatatcagtcataaataaataaattaaaccaaAGGAGAAAGTGGATACATTAGATGTAGTCACAGCTGCCCAAGCCTGCATGCACACCTATTTACATGTCCACAAAGACCATGAAACACCAGCCCAGACCTCCCACCAGCAGCATAGTCACATGAATTCCATAAATGAGCAGCTCATTCATCAAGCTGAAATCAACCCGCCTTCGTCCCAGCAGTAGGAGAATGATGGACAGCTTGTACTGGAAACGCAGAAAGATTCGGATGCCAAGGTATTGAAGGCAAAACAGGATGGAGAGCGCCACCCAGAGGATGGAGGTAAACAGGCTGCAGCTGAAGTAGAGCAGGAAGCGGATAAATCCATACATCCATCGGGACTTCAAATAGATGTCGAAGTTGTTGTACTTGGTTCGCACTAAGTGAGTGGTTCTTACAGGCCCACAGGCGGAATGCAGGCATGTGGTATGGGGGCCGTGAAAAGACCGGACACGCCGGGGTATGGGAATTACAGGCATTGGGTACCCCACGGCTCACTGAGTTCTAGAGGAGGATGGACTGTGTGCATAATAAGCATCATCCATGGACAAGGAAGAGAAGTGAAGAGCCTAGGCCTGTGAACTCTCTGCTGAACTTCCAGGGAGGCACACGtctataagaagaaaaaaagcaacacaaagaaaatgaaattcagctATAAGGAACCAAAATAAGATGGATCTTTTGCTCTGGCATTTACAATCTAAGAAACAGGTAAATCCTACACATTCTTATAATGAAATACACAAGCTCATAAGGCACAAAGAATGGTGGCCTGAGATATAAAACATCTGATTCTAGACTTTACAgatcataaaatttaaaactagaagtAATATTAGAATCATGTGATCTGGTTGGCTAATTATCTTATGAAGAAAATGGGGCTCACAGTTTAGGGCCCAATGATTCTGGATTTGCAACCAGGTGCTCTAAGTACTAATTTACTTTCTTCTGGCTCTATCACTCACTAGATTATTCTTCAATGGACAAGTGATCACTTTATGTTTCCAGACAGCAGTTTCCTTCCTTGAAAAATAAGggggctaggggcagctaggtggtgcagttgatagagcaccggccctggagtcaggagtacctgaggcaaatccggcctcagacacattaataattacctagctgtgtggctttgggtaagccacttaaccccatttgccttgcaaaaacctaaaatattatattatatatgggCTGAATTAGAATATATCTAGGGGGTTTTCTAGTCCCATTGAGATATTAGGCACTTGCCATGTACAAggtattatcttttctttttaagtttttttaagtcCAAAATTTCTCTGAGTTCTCATACAAAAAAGAGATTTGTGggtagaaggaaaaaacaaatctgTCCTATGTTCTTTAATGGATCCTTAGTGTTAGTGCTAGGCTTAGTATTCAGTGagcaagaatgaaggaaggacaaaagaGAAACTTGATTCTCTCAATTCTTTGCAAGTTCTTCTGTATAACAATAGCCTGACTCTTAATCCTCAGTCTATCTCCAATAGCTGCATTTTTCAAAGATCTAAAGCACTTACAGGATACTCAGTAAGTACAAGCAATCACTGTAACAAACATTTAAGATCTAGCATGGTATTAGAGATATCAATCAATTTTATGTTTTGTCAATTAAGATACCAAAGCACAGGTTTAATTATTTGAACAACTTCACAAAATCAGTCTTTTCATAGCTTTACTTAAGTTCAAAGTTATTCACTCAGTAGGATTTTATGAGAATACACAATTGCAAGTTTTGAATAtagtttgttgtttttaatagtGAGGGTAGACTTATAAACTGTTCCATTAACAAATATTGTAGTTAGTTCCTATTAATTTTCATGGAAAGGCTgaaagtacatttaaaaaaaatctcagcaaGGAAAAAATGAGGTTCTGCTACAAATGAAATTGAAAACCTACTTAGTAGAAAGATGCAACTCTCACTGGTTTAAACCTACTGACATAAATCCAGACCACAACAGCCTCTCAGCTTCCAAGATGCAGAAGGTGATGGCTGAAGATTCTTATGTGTTTTCTTTAtgtttataaaagattttatttatttttgaattttacaactttccccctaatcttgctttcctccctccacccctcacagaaggcagtctgttagtctttacattgtttccatggtatacattgatctaagttgaatgtgatgagagagaaatcatgttcttaaggaagaaaaataaagtataagagaaagcaaaattatatagtaagataatgggttttttaaaaattaaaagtaatagtctttgttcaaatttcacaattctttctctgaatacagatggtattctcgatcagataccccaaaattgtgcctgattgctgcactgatggaatgagcaagtccattaaggctgatcatcattcccatgttgctgttagggtgtacaatgtcctATGCATTTTCTACATGGATTCACTCTTGTCTGTttgcttcaaaatatttttatttgctcttcctccctccccttgttCAGAtcacctaaaaaataaatatccttaACCTTCCCTTTTATGAACTTGGTTGCCAGATAACTTCAGCCCACTAGCTCCTTTTTTATACTATCATGTTTTAGACATGTCAATTTCCAAGAAAATGCCCTCATTCAACAATGTTGTTAAATAATTAGTACCTCCTGCAGGCGGCCCATGAACTCGTACATTGATATATTTCAaggttaatggaaaaaaaaagacataaagtaAACTACCCTTTCCATGTTAAAATGAGAGATTTCATCACTGAATTTGCTTACAGACAGGCCAGGGCCAGGAGCCTGTGCTCCTGGGGCCCCTGCTGTCCCTACCATCAATTTATGTAGTACCTTGAGATACACTGTGATGAATTTCCAATTAAAAATCAAACTTCTGACCACAAGTCAATTACtgtttttgaatataatttttttttagttttttgcaaggcaatggggttaagtgacttgtccaaagccacacagctaggtaattattaaatgtctgtggccgaatttgaactcaggtactcctgattccagggatggtgctctatccactgtgccacctagccactttgtttttgaatataattataccacaaaaataaaatcattttactaatcttttcagaaaataaagaaatggctGGCTATGTTTCATATAATCTGACCCCACTATATGGGCTGTTCTTCATTTGTTCCTTCATTCTCTGTGACTACCCCCAatctataaatttataataataaatataaaataaattatctataaATTTCCTTGAAGaacacagagaaataaaaagatttaacCCTCAATAAACCCATCTTAATCATTTTAtggcacttagcacagtgacatGCACATAGTAGCATTTGtgaaatgttaattgattgattctgTCTTAAAACTTCAGAatatgattcatttttctttttttttttttttttacaaatgtgtTGCTAATTTTTAGCTCCAtatgattatttcctttttaccaCCTTATATACTTACTCATTAAAGTAAGGTCCATTTAGAAAGCCCCCTATGCAATACAACTTTACTTGTTCCTATTACTTATTTACTTTGCACATATGGAGCACAATACATTCAGTCTCCATCCCACGGCTCTCCGAGGGCCTGTGAAACATAAATACTCCCGTGTAACCTGAAACACAAGGTTTCATTCTGCTCAAATTATCTGCTTTCCCCGTGAGATTACATTTGGGGAAGAATTAACCTCAAGAGGGAAAATATTGGCATGTGTCCCCAA
This region includes:
- the TMEM250 gene encoding transmembrane protein 250 — encoded protein: MPVIPIPRRVRSFHGPHTTCLHSACGPVRTTHLVRTKYNNFDIYLKSRWMYGFIRFLLYFSCSLFTSILWVALSILFCLQYLGIRIFLRFQYKLSIILLLLGRRRVDFSLMNELLIYGIHVTMLLVGGLGWCFMVFVDM